The sequence TGCGAAAATAAGAATTAACGTTAATAGCGAACGATCCATTTCCAAATCACCAACTTGTCGCAAGGGTAGGATTCCATTAAAGGCATCATATGTTAAAATATAAGGAACTATTGGTTTCACGCTATACTTTATCCTTATATTTTTTGAAGAGTCGAATACCGTCCTAAAGTGGACAGTATATTCGGTTCTTCTTATTATGAAGGAAACCTTCAGACTTGATAAGGGGAAATTTAGAAAATGGAAGCTGATGGAGCAGTCTTTATCTTGCTTACGAATACCGGAACGCTTTTTACGAAGATTATTCAAGGCTACACGAAAGCCCCTTACAATCATGCCTCGATCTCTTTTAATCAGGAACTGTCAGAGCTGTACAGCTTCGGGAGAAAACATCCCAACAACCCCCTGAATGGCGGATTTGTGCGGGAGGACCTCAAGACAGGGACGTTCAGTAAGTATCCGAATACGACTTGCGTCATCTATGAGCTTCAGGCATCAGACCGCGAGATCGAGAAAATGAAGCGGGTTCTGCACATCTTTATCCGCAGTCGCCAAAAGTATCTTTATAATATTCTGGGTGTGATTGGCATCGCACTCAAGGAACCGGTGGAATTCAGCAACTCCTACTTTTGCTCGCAATTCGTTGCGGAAATACTACTGCGGTCCGGCATCAAGTTATGGAACAAGCTGCCAGCGCTCGTAACACCGGAAGATTTTCGGCAAAGCGAGCGGCTGCATTTGATCTACGAAGGGAAATTAAGTGAGTACGAGCCTGAAACCTGAGGGTAAGTGCACGATAAATTATATTTTCACTCAAGAAAAAGGCTGTCCTAAGCAAAGGAAAGCCTTTCTTCAAGATAGACGGTACTTGCAGTGAAAGAGGTCTGCCGTACAGTCGGATGTATTAGACCCTATGTCTCTCCATCCAGGCAGCAGCCCAATCGACAAGCGGCCTCTGTTCCAAAAATCGGATATCCGCATTCCCGATTCGATGTATCTTAATATTTTTTTCCTTCTCGTATTCTTCCCCTAAGGAGACAAAATCGCTGTCGTCCACAGCTTGGGTTTGGTAAGTCACCCATTTGCGAGTACCATCAGCCATGATCGCACTGCTTTCGTTGACCATTTGCTTTGCCGGGAAGTCGGCTCTGGTTTCGGCTAAATGCAGAGATGTATTTTTATCATGGCCGACGCCTATTAACAGTACGTAACCGTTGAGCTGATATAATTTATCCAATGGGGAGCCATCACCAAAGATATTGCTTAAATCATGAGTATTTGTAATATATTCTGCATGCTTGCCTACCGCGGCTATGGATCGTGCAGGGTGATCCGACCTTTTGGCTCCAGGCCATTTGCGAAATATTTCGGCCGCGACGCCCATGCCGATTGCCGGGGTAATTTCTTTATCATAGGCAGGCCAGTGTTCCCGAATAAGGGGCCACCATTCTACAGGTTCTTTCCAGTGCACACCCGTTGAAGGATCGAGATTCTTCCAAGTTTGGGAAGGCATCATCAAGGTTCCTTCTGTTCCAACAATTTCTAGAAGAGACCGGATTAACGTCTCGGCTCCTCCAACGACAAACCCCAGCTTGCTTAGCGAAGCATGAACAAATATACTTTGTCCTTCCATCAGTCCACAGCTTTTAAAGTGACGGACTAGGTCTTCTTTCGTTAAGATGGCTCTTGATTCTTGTATGCCAGTCATATTAACCTCCACCTTTCGGGTCAAATTCCAATTCCAACTAAACCTGCTCAAGAAAGCTGAACATAGAACGTGGTCGATTCACCGATGGTACTTTTGGCGTAAAGCTTGCCCTTATGCTGATCAATAATGGATTTGGCGATGGCTAGACCCAGACCATAACCTCCCTGCTTGCGCGCCCGGGAAGCGTCGGTGCGGTAGAATCGATCAAAGATTCGGGTCAGATGTTCCGCAGCAATGCCCTCGCCGGTATTGGTAACCGCGAGCATAATATCGTTATGCTGCTTTTTGAGCGATAGGGTTACGGAGCCTTTGGAGTTTGTATATTTTACAGCATTATCTACGAGAATCATGACCACTTGCTTGATTTGTTCACTGTTGCCTTGCACCATTAAATCAGGTTCAATGTCATAGTCAAGTGAGACATGCTTCTCAAAGATCACGGCTTCCATCGTTAAAATAATATTCTCAACAGCCTCGCTCATATTGAATTTCGAGAAAACCATGGTTGCTCTGGAATCATCCATTTCAGTCAAGTATAGAAGGTCATTGGTCAGTCTTGCCATTCGTTCTGTCTCCGACTTGATATAGTGCAGCCACTTGGCCTGATTGTGAATCGTGTCTTCTGGATTGGATAAGAGAACATCCGCATTGGTGTTAATGATGGTGAGCGGAGTCTTTAGTTCATGGGAAGCATCAGCAATAAACTGCTTTTGTTTATCAAATGATTCCCTGACCGGCGTAATCGAACGGTTGGCGAAGAACCGGCTAGTGAAGTATAGGATAATCAGCATCACCAATCCAACAACAGCGAAAGTATAGATTAAATTCGTCAGAATATTCTGTTGAGCAGTGATGTCGAGGAAGACAATCATAGCCCCTTCGTTCGTATGCTGTATGTTGAAGATCCACTGGCTCCCGTCCAGTGAGAACTTCCCGTTGTCCTTGTTGATGGCTACCGCTTCCTGTAACGCAGAGGCATAGAACTCATCATCCATATCGAGTTGTGAGATAGTGGCTGTACGAGTCCATGCTTTATCCGTTTGCAGCGTGAATGAAACGGATCGTTCCGGAGGTGGATTCCCGTTATCGTTGTCCATAAACCCATTATCCTTGGTCGGTAACAGGGAAGAACCTTTGGTAGAGCCTTGTCGACCAGAATCACCAGGGGATTGCTGATGAGAATCCATGATTCTGTGAAGATACATATCAATATCACTTTGCACATTTCGGTAAGTAATGACGTAAATGGAGGCGAAGGCGATCAGCATCATCACAGAGATGGTGACCAGGTTAACAATCAGAAATCGATTTCTAAGCTTCGTAAACATCATGTGGTCACCTCTAATACGTATCCTACATTTCTGATCGTGTTAATGCGTACCGTCGAATTCAAGAAGGTCAGTTTTTTTCGCAAAAAAGATATATAAACCTCCACATTGTTATGTTCTGCCTCCGAATCAAAGCCCCATAACTTCTCAATAATCTGCTCTTTGGAAGTTACGGCCTGTTTCCTTAATATCAGAAGCTCCAGCAATTCACATTCCTTTAAGTTCATCTTGATCTCTTTGCCATTGACAGAGAGCTTCGGGTTCGCCGTATTGAGTTCGATATCTCCAAACTTTAAGGCATCATCCGGTATTACCTCTCCTTTACGTCGCAGCGCTGCGCGTATTCTAGCCAATAACAACTCTGATGAAAAGGGCTTGGCGATGTAGTCATCGGCCCCATAATCCAGCCCTGTCACCATATCTGTAATCTCCCCCTTTGCGGTAAGAAGGATTACAGGAGTGGATACTCCTTCTTTACGGAGCGCCTTCAACATGCTGATCCCATCCATTTCAGGCATCATGATGTCGAGGAGCAGTAAATCATATATCCCGCTTAACGCGTAATCCAGTCCCGATCTGCCATCATGAACAGCGTCTACAGAGTAATTATGCTTCTTTAATATTTGAGTTAAGGCTTCCGCAAGATGAAGCTCGTCTTCTACTATTAGTATCCTCATGGGTTTGCCCATCCTCTGCATAGGTTGTGTACTTATTTACTTACTTCATTATATCAAGATTACCTTTAATCAACCTTAATGAAGGTGAATGAAGGCATGTTCAGATCTATATAAATCAAACTTGAAAAATTGAGAATAGGTAAAGGAGGAACGAAGAGGAAGTTTGGAACTGTAGGAGCGGTAGCGTCCGCCTTTGTCTCCGGATTTCATCCGCTAAGAGCGGTATAAATCAAGAAATATGGAGACAACAGCGGCCGGAAGTCCAAACCTTCCTCGTAGTTACGATTGATCCTATTTATAAAAATCTTAAGTTCAGTTTGTATGTTATGCCAATGTAAAAGGATTAACGCAGTGTAAACTCATTTAAGATTCATTAAAGGTTCGGGGACTAAGATACATTCATAAGCAAGCGAGATAACACAAGACATACCTAAACTGAAAGGATCTGAACCCATATGGCTATTGAAGTGTTCAACCGTTATGAGAACAAATACTTGCTCGATAGTGAGTCCTACTACAAATTCTACAACCAACTGCTTGAATATATGGAACTGGACAATTACAACAAACAACATGAGTTTTATTCCATAACTAATATGTATTATGACACCGCACATGATGCTCTGATCCGGAACAGTCTGGCGAAGCCGAAATATAAGGAGAAACTTCGGATTAGAGCTTACGGTATCCCGAATCAAGATACGAGAGTGTATCTGGAAATTAAGAAAAAGGTATTCGGTCTGGTCAACAAAAGAAGAACCTCACTTCAATTAAATGAAGCTTATGACTTTGTCCGTACAGGAGTGGAGCCGGAATTCAAAGATTACATGAATAAGCAGGTCATTGAAGAAATCAAATACTTCCTAACACGGTATGATCTTCAACCCAAGTTGTATCTGTCCTACGATCGGAAAGCACTGTTTAGTAAAGAAAACCGCGATTTGAGAATTACGTTCGACACCAATATAAGATGCAGACGGTATGATCTTAAGCTGGAACAAGGTACTTATGGCGAACTCTTGCTGGAGCCGGGCCAATGGTTGATGGAAGTGAAGGCCGAGAAGACGATTCCGGTATGGTTGGCCAAAATGCTCTCCGAACATCAAATGTACCGTACCAGCTTCTCCAAATATGGCAACGAGTACAAAAAAATGCTGAAGAACAGCAGAATAGAAAGTGAGAGTGCCCTCTATGCTTGATTCCATCTTTTCCGCAGCTTTGACTAGTACGGAATTAACATTTACCAACGCGATTCTAACCATTGTTATATCCATAGCACTAGGCGGAATCATTAGCTATACCTACATGAAGACTAACCCGGCTAGTTATTCGCAAAGCTTCACACTTACGATGGTGCTGCTGCCGGTAATTGTCGCGATCATCATTCTACTGATTGGCAGCAACGTAGCCAGAGCCTTCAGCCTTGCGGGAGCGTTCTCCATCATTCGCTTCAGAAGCGCACCAGGCGACCCGAAGGATATCACATTTGTACTGTTCACCATGGCGTCAGGACTTGCCTGTGGGGTTGGATCATTCGGGTACGCCGTCTTATTCACACTTATCCTGTGCGTACTGATGTTTATCCTTAACCGCACGAAATTTGGCGTAAGAACATCCCTGCAGAAAACACTGAAAGTAACCATCCCGGAGGATCTGGGATATGAGGAAGCCTTTAATGAAGTTTTTGCCAAATACAATGTCGGATACGAGCTTAAAAAGATTAGAACCACCGAGCTTGGCAGTTTATATGAACTGGTCTACGCCGTAACGATTGATGAGCACACGAGCCAGAAGGAATTACTTGATGCCATCCGCTGCCGGAACGGCAATCTGGATCTCTCGCTAACCATGAATCCAACCATGACTGACTATTAAAAATTTGAAGGGATTGATGAGATATGAAAAACTTAATAAAGAGCGGTAAAATAGGGCTGGTGCTGTTGTGTATCGCCGTAATATCGGCCTGCAGCACCAATACAACAGCATCTAATACCACAAGCGCGGTGGCAACATCAGCCATAACAACTACACAAAGCGGGACAACTTCTAATGTACAACTAGCCAGTATCAAGCTGGCGGATCTGGTAACGTTCGACGAGGAGGATTCCACTACAGAGTGGAGCGCCGACAATTCAACAGCTATTGCTCTAAATGGAACAAGTGTTGTTGTTGATGGTTCCGGAGCTACAGCGAAGGATGGATCAGTGACGATTACGGCAGCAGGAACTTATGTCCTCAGCGGAACGCTGAGTGAGGGGCAAGTTGTCGTCGATGTTCAGGATGAGGGAACGGTTCGTTTGGTATTGAATGGAGTAGAGCTTCATGACAGTAACAGCGCCCCAATCTACATTAAAGAAGCGGATAAGACGATCATTACGCTGCAAGAGGGTACGGAGAACAGCGTTACGGA comes from Paenibacillus sp. 19GGS1-52 and encodes:
- a CDS encoding AAC(3) family N-acetyltransferase, giving the protein MTGIQESRAILTKEDLVRHFKSCGLMEGQSIFVHASLSKLGFVVGGAETLIRSLLEIVGTEGTLMMPSQTWKNLDPSTGVHWKEPVEWWPLIREHWPAYDKEITPAIGMGVAAEIFRKWPGAKRSDHPARSIAAVGKHAEYITNTHDLSNIFGDGSPLDKLYQLNGYVLLIGVGHDKNTSLHLAETRADFPAKQMVNESSAIMADGTRKWVTYQTQAVDDSDFVSLGEEYEKEKNIKIHRIGNADIRFLEQRPLVDWAAAWMERHRV
- a CDS encoding HAMP domain-containing sensor histidine kinase → MFTKLRNRFLIVNLVTISVMMLIAFASIYVITYRNVQSDIDMYLHRIMDSHQQSPGDSGRQGSTKGSSLLPTKDNGFMDNDNGNPPPERSVSFTLQTDKAWTRTATISQLDMDDEFYASALQEAVAINKDNGKFSLDGSQWIFNIQHTNEGAMIVFLDITAQQNILTNLIYTFAVVGLVMLIILYFTSRFFANRSITPVRESFDKQKQFIADASHELKTPLTIINTNADVLLSNPEDTIHNQAKWLHYIKSETERMARLTNDLLYLTEMDDSRATMVFSKFNMSEAVENIILTMEAVIFEKHVSLDYDIEPDLMVQGNSEQIKQVVMILVDNAVKYTNSKGSVTLSLKKQHNDIMLAVTNTGEGIAAEHLTRIFDRFYRTDASRARKQGGYGLGLAIAKSIIDQHKGKLYAKSTIGESTTFYVQLS
- a CDS encoding response regulator transcription factor, which gives rise to MRILIVEDELHLAEALTQILKKHNYSVDAVHDGRSGLDYALSGIYDLLLLDIMMPEMDGISMLKALRKEGVSTPVILLTAKGEITDMVTGLDYGADDYIAKPFSSELLLARIRAALRRKGEVIPDDALKFGDIELNTANPKLSVNGKEIKMNLKECELLELLILRKQAVTSKEQIIEKLWGFDSEAEHNNVEVYISFLRKKLTFLNSTVRINTIRNVGYVLEVTT
- a CDS encoding polyphosphate polymerase domain-containing protein; this translates as MAIEVFNRYENKYLLDSESYYKFYNQLLEYMELDNYNKQHEFYSITNMYYDTAHDALIRNSLAKPKYKEKLRIRAYGIPNQDTRVYLEIKKKVFGLVNKRRTSLQLNEAYDFVRTGVEPEFKDYMNKQVIEEIKYFLTRYDLQPKLYLSYDRKALFSKENRDLRITFDTNIRCRRYDLKLEQGTYGELLLEPGQWLMEVKAEKTIPVWLAKMLSEHQMYRTSFSKYGNEYKKMLKNSRIESESALYA
- a CDS encoding DUF4956 domain-containing protein, producing MLDSIFSAALTSTELTFTNAILTIVISIALGGIISYTYMKTNPASYSQSFTLTMVLLPVIVAIIILLIGSNVARAFSLAGAFSIIRFRSAPGDPKDITFVLFTMASGLACGVGSFGYAVLFTLILCVLMFILNRTKFGVRTSLQKTLKVTIPEDLGYEEAFNEVFAKYNVGYELKKIRTTELGSLYELVYAVTIDEHTSQKELLDAIRCRNGNLDLSLTMNPTMTDY